AGGAATCAGGGACTGGAAGTccttgtaaaataataattttcaaaattagaaatACCTTTGGTTTTGAATCTGTACTCTCCTTTGCCTGAAATGATTTTCTGTGCCTGTTACaactcaaaatgaaaacaaagttgaaATGGTTTacataaaataactaaatataAATGTGCTTTTCTCTTATTTCGAGGGAAACAACTCCTTGCTGTGCAGCCTTCATGTTAGGGACAACAATGGTATGTTTATTAGAAGCAACTGTAGATTTTTGCCTACTAAAAATTTAGGATCTGATCTTACAAGATCTAAGACAAACCAACATCAACAAATCACATTCCCTAAATTCTTAGGACGAGCCAGCATTTCTTTGTGAAACCAAGAGAGTTACATTCTTAGTACACATTTCGGTGATTCTAAGGAGAATGATTCTAACAAACATCCAAAATTAttctaataaataaatttgacaATTCACAGTAAGAGTTTAATTTAAGCATGCTTTCCAGTACACCTGAAGTTACAAAGTTAACATTTCTTGTTATAGTTGTGTTAgagtcaaacaaacaaaatgtacCGGCAAGGAGAGAACTACTAGtcagaagagaggaaacaaatTGCTGACTGCCAGCTGAAAGCTGCCTCTCAAATGAATTTCAGCGGGCaagctaacatttttttctgagtgctgGCTGCCTGGGTAAATTCTCAACAGCCAGttgtctttattatttaaacttACTGATCATTCTACATTCTCACACTCTAATAGGATCCTGAATTCACATAAAGACTGGAAATTAGGAAGTAGTGCAAACTCAATTTGGCACTAGTGCAAAGAGAAAATAGTACTAATGGTTTAACATCTGCGAGCAATCAGGAATATAGATGGTAAAATCCAGTTGTACTGACCTGTAACTGAACGTAGTCACAGTCCTCAGTGGCATGCTCTTTTGGTTTCTCAGAAGAGACCTGACTTTGGTTGGATTTGTCAGGCGTATTTCTTTGAAGTGAATCTATTTCTATTCTTCTCGGCACAGTGAtttgttttgccattttgtATTCTGGGTTCACTTTTGATTGCTTCATTTCTTGTTCCTTCTCATGCTTTCTGAAGAGAAGCTTTCCGTTGGCAATGATGATGGATGCAAACCGCTTGATATCATCTGGAATTGTGCGGGCTACCATAACAAAGCGATCAAGATCATCTGGGTTGTTCTGAGGTTTCCTGAGGACCAAAGCCTCTAGTGACCAGTTGCAGTTGTTTAGAGCTTCTCTTGTTTCTGTTAAGATTTTGAATGAGTTCATAAGGATTTCTAGCTGTTTTTTAATTCTGGTCTGAAGGTTGTTATCAGTGAGGTAAGAGGCATTTACCTTTATGACTTGAGCAAAGGCCAGAAATTCCCCCAGTGACACTTTTATGTGATCAACAGCTCTATGGATTTCTTCAATGCTTTTCTCTAGGTGCTCTTGTAATCTCCACTTACTACTCACAAAGATCATTAAACTCGCAACTGAGCTGGATACGCTGTGCTGCAATCTGGTCAGGGTCTCTATGGCTACATCAAGGGCCAGTCTAATTGCTTTGGCAGGCTGTTCTGACGATGATGTAGAAGACGACTCGGCAGAAGAGTTTGAGGACGTAGAGAGcgtgctgcttctgctctccaCACTAGAAACAGAAAACCTGTCTTGTTCTAATTTGGCATCTCTTGAGAGCTGTGGAGGAGCACTGCATGCTTCGTCTCCAGAACTATCgctggttttttccatctgtttcttGGACTGCGAAGCAGTGGGCAAACCTTTTGGAATATCATAAACGTTCCCTTCAGAAATCTGATTCTCAGCCTTTGGAGCCGGGAGAGCTGGGGATACATCACAGCTACCGTTTTGTGGCAAAAGGAGCACGTCCCGTGAGGATGGAACATCGTAGAGGTGGATATCTGGAAATGTCAATTTCCGTTGTGTTGGTGGAATATCATATAATTGTGGATTTACAACTTTGGCTTCGGTATTTGCTGTTAGCCCCTTGTACCTGGCTGGTGGTATATCGTACAGCACCTGGTTCTCGTTCAACCTGGAATGGCCAGAAGGCTTTTGTTTTAACCCTGGTTTTTCAGGTGATACTGGAATATCATAAATCCATTCTGACTTTCGAGGATTTGGCAAGGTATTGTAATGGCCCCAGAACTTTTTCTGAGATTCATTTTTTGAACCATCAGTTTCTCTTTTGGGAGGGACATCATATAGCTGCAACAGAGCACACAGGATTCATCaacagtgtttttaaaacaagagcTAAGAACCAAAGCTGAATTCTCAAAGCCTGTAAATATATGCAACTCCAGCAATGTCAATGGAACTGCACTATGAAAACGCCAgcctgtcatttttattttctttataaaatgctCAAGCTGCACATACCAAGGTTAACATATTTTGCACACATGCGATTAAATCACACAGCAGTGACCCCAGCCAGGGAGATCTGTGGGCTCTTCCCTGGCTCCTTTGGGGTGGGAAGCTGTCATAGTTCTCTGAAAGGGCTACGAGAAGAGCGAAATGCCAGTTTATTAGTGGGTAACGTCAAACTCGGTTTTACAGGCTGAAGGAGGTAAGCTTTCATCAGCCTCTGTGTAAGAAAACACTTGATTTTCCAGTATCCTCACCCACATTCATATGTATAccctgacaaaaaaataaatcaccaaCAGATACAACTGGCTGTTCTCAAACAACTGCAATGAGTTTGATTTTTTACTTGATATAGGTTTGCTAGGTCAGATATGGCTCTTTCCcaatgccttaaaaaaatatttgtgcacaGCTGAAGTCTCTGAGCTGGAAAATGCACGCTTCTTGTGCAAGAAAATCCAGACTAAGCCTAATAGGTACTTTGGGACAGATTGTGCCTGGATGCCCTACAAGCACAAAGCACAAGCACGAGGGAGTGGAAGGAGCTGTAGAAGTGTGCAGCAACAAGAAACAGCTGAAGGAACCACTATGTCAtaaaaattttagaaagaacTGGCCAGGTCAGGCTTCCCCATCTGCAGAAGACATGTGTGACAGGGGGAGTGCAGATAAGGGCATTTCAGACCAAAGCCTGAATTTTCCAAATTGCCCCTGAACAAAGAGTTctaagaaaatgtgattttagaAGCAGCGATAAACCGTGTCTGCAAAAGGAAATCTGctcccaggcagctgcagctggttGGTACAATTGTTAACAGCCACGAAGACGTCGGGAACGCCAGCTTCAACGAGCAATTGCTCACAGGCCAGTGCCCTGGTTCTGGGCAGCACCGGTCCTGCTGTCACTGCCGAACGCACCCTGTGCAAGGCTGGCTTCTCAGTCATGGGGCAGCCCTGACCCTACGGCACTTCTCTTTAAAGCCATAAAAGCAGGAAGCCTCAGATTGATTCCCTGTGCCCTGAGGTgccacagcccagcccagggaaTGTGTGCTAAGGAGCCTGACTAAATTCTACTGGGTACTGAAACCGTTCAGGAAACCTGAAATATTTGGCACTCAACTAATGCAGAGTCTCCACTGAGGCATTTTATTTACTCTGAAATTTCACATCAGCCAAGGGTGGTGCTTGTCAAGCAGTGGGAAGAGATGGGAAGCCTGACCACCCCAAGGGTGTCCCCAAAGCCAGGTGTGCTCCACTCCCAAAAAAGGTGGTGGGAGGGTGCTGCATGGGAGCAGGTAGTTTCTGTATGCTTAAACAATACGAACAATTAGACTTTTAAGAACGTAGGGTATTGaatttgcttttcactttgTCCTAAGGAGAAAAGATGAGAACTTGTTGCCTGCAGTCTAATaagcaaatgcaaatgcagTAGTAGTCCTAGTCCTGGCAGGTCCCCCGCTATCCAGGAGCCAGGCAGTAGCTCTCCCTTTAACGTGAAGGACGAAGTACTGCACTGAGGGTCTGCTGGTCTTATCGCCTGGGAGCTCACCTCAAGGGAGGTTCAGCACATGTGCCCAGCATCGTCGTAATGAGAGATTATTCGCCCGTCCCACACGTCTTACCTACCTGGCCCACCGGTGAGTCTGTCTGGAGAACAGCTCCTGCCTTTTCTGGGCTGGATGGGATCTTGtaaagctgcttctgctcttcctgGAAACCCTCGGTGGATCTGAGCGGCACAGAGCCCTTTCGTGCGGTGGGCGGAGTGGCACCGCTCTGGGCAAAGGGAAACAGAACAGGTTGGCTTCCATCCTTTGCAGAGCCTGCTGAAGACTTTGGTGGAGTCAAAGGCTTTTGGGCCTCAGCACCTGGTTTGGACGGTGTGGGTCAAACTCAACCTGTGGGATTGCTGCAGGAGCACTGTGGGAGAGCTGCAGGGGAGCTGCGGGATTGCTGCGGGAGCTGCGGGATTGGTGCGGGAGAGCTGAGGGATTGGTGCAGGAGCTGAGGGATTGCTGCGGGAGAGCTGAGGGATTGCTGCGGGAGAGCTGAGGGATTGCTGCGGGAGCTGGGGGATTGGTGCAGGAGCTGAGGGATTGGTGCAGGAGCTGAGGGATTGGTGCAGGAGCTGAGGGATtggtgcaggagctgggggattgctgcgggagctgggggattggtgcaggagctgggggattggtgcaggagctgggggattgctgtgggagctgggggaTTGGTGCGGGAGCTGAGGGATtggtgcaggagctgggggatTGGTGCGGGAGCTGAGGGATTGGTGCAGGAGCTGAGGGATTGGTGCGGGAGCTGGGGGATtggtgcaggagctgggggatTGGTGCGGGAGCTGGGGTATTGGTGCGGGAGCTGGGGGATTGCTGCGGGAGCTGGGGGATTGGTGCAGGAGCTGAGGGATTGGTGCGGGAGCTGGGGGATtggtgcaggagctgggggatTGCTGCGGGAGCTGAGGGATTGCTGCGGGAGCTGGGGGAT
This genomic window from Balearica regulorum gibbericeps isolate bBalReg1 chromosome 16, bBalReg1.pri, whole genome shotgun sequence contains:
- the CASS4 gene encoding cas scaffolding protein family member 4 isoform X4 — translated: MTTMDEDRRIDRTAKNTLAKALYDNKAECSDELAFRKGDILTVLDQNVIGSEGWWKCSLHGRQGLAPANRLQLLAASQAVLPPPSTPSDSAEPPAGQQNIYQVPSVPKPTVLSSAYEKMEGWVKSPAKVPALPAQAIYQVPALAAQLLSERTQSSTNQSGATPPTARKGSVPLRSTEGFQEEQKQLYKIPSSPEKAGAVLQTDSPVGQLYDVPPKRETDGSKNESQKKFWGHYNTLPNPRKSEWIYDIPVSPEKPGLKQKPSGHSRLNENQVLYDIPPARYKGLTANTEAKVVNPQLYDIPPTQRKLTFPDIHLYDVPSSRDVLLLPQNGSCDVSPALPAPKAENQISEGNVYDIPKGLPTASQSKKQMEKTSDSSGDEACSAPPQLSRDAKLEQDRFSVSSVESRSSTLSTSSNSSAESSSTSSSEQPAKAIRLALDVAIETLTRLQHSVSSSVASLMIFVSSKWRLQEHLEKSIEEIHRAVDHIKVSLGEFLAFAQVIKVNASYLTDNNLQTRIKKQLEILMNSFKILTETREALNNCNWSLEALVLRKPQNNPDDLDRFVMVARTIPDDIKRFASIIIANGKLLFRKHEKEQEMKQSKVNPEYKMAKQITVPRRIEIDSLQRNTPDKSNQSQVSSEKPKEHATEDCDYVQLQVLPSARKTAIQSKQDSVKKIALPEHCKLCFSALHKAIGVFTNSLSNNQPPEVFISHSKLIIMVGQKLVDSLCQETQERDARNDILHSSSRFCSLLKNLAVATKNAAIQYPNTGAMKELQDQTEELSKYTQQFRAMIE
- the CASS4 gene encoding cas scaffolding protein family member 4 isoform X1 translates to MTTMDEDRRIDRTAKNTLAKALYDNKAECSDELAFRKGDILTVLDQNVIGSEGWWKCSLHGRQGLAPANRLQLLAASQAVLPPPSTPSDSAEPPAGQQNIYQVPSVPKPTVLSSAYEKMEGWVKSPAKVPALPAQAIYQVPALAAQLLSERTQSSTNQHLLTLPRACRASVPNIRSEVYDVPSTQRREALLTQSGATPPTARKGSVPLRSTEGFQEEQKQLYKIPSSPEKAGAVLQTDSPVGQLYDVPPKRETDGSKNESQKKFWGHYNTLPNPRKSEWIYDIPVSPEKPGLKQKPSGHSRLNENQVLYDIPPARYKGLTANTEAKVVNPQLYDIPPTQRKLTFPDIHLYDVPSSRDVLLLPQNGSCDVSPALPAPKAENQISEGNVYDIPKGLPTASQSKKQMEKTSDSSGDEACSAPPQLSRDAKLEQDRFSVSSVESRSSTLSTSSNSSAESSSTSSSEQPAKAIRLALDVAIETLTRLQHSVSSSVASLMIFVSSKWRLQEHLEKSIEEIHRAVDHIKVSLGEFLAFAQVIKVNASYLTDNNLQTRIKKQLEILMNSFKILTETREALNNCNWSLEALVLRKPQNNPDDLDRFVMVARTIPDDIKRFASIIIANGKLLFRKHEKEQEMKQSKVNPEYKMAKQITVPRRIEIDSLQRNTPDKSNQSQVSSEKPKEHATEDCDYVQLQVLPSARKTAIQSKQDSVKKIALPEHCKLCFSALHKAIGVFTNSLSNNQPPEVFISHSKLIIMVGQKLVDSLCQETQERDARNDILHSSSRFCSLLKNLAVATKNAAIQYPNTGAMKELQDQTEELSKYTQQFRAMIE
- the CASS4 gene encoding cas scaffolding protein family member 4 isoform X3, producing the protein MKNTLAKALYDNKAECSDELAFRKGDILTVLDQNVIGSEGWWKCSLHGRQGLAPANRLQLLAASQAVLPPPSTPSDSAEPPAGQQNIYQVPSVPKPTVLSSAYEKMEGWVKSPAKVPALPAQAIYQVPALAAQLLSERTQSSTNQHLLTLPRACRASVPNIRSEVYDVPSTQRREALLTQSGATPPTARKGSVPLRSTEGFQEEQKQLYKIPSSPEKAGAVLQTDSPVGQLYDVPPKRETDGSKNESQKKFWGHYNTLPNPRKSEWIYDIPVSPEKPGLKQKPSGHSRLNENQVLYDIPPARYKGLTANTEAKVVNPQLYDIPPTQRKLTFPDIHLYDVPSSRDVLLLPQNGSCDVSPALPAPKAENQISEGNVYDIPKGLPTASQSKKQMEKTSDSSGDEACSAPPQLSRDAKLEQDRFSVSSVESRSSTLSTSSNSSAESSSTSSSEQPAKAIRLALDVAIETLTRLQHSVSSSVASLMIFVSSKWRLQEHLEKSIEEIHRAVDHIKVSLGEFLAFAQVIKVNASYLTDNNLQTRIKKQLEILMNSFKILTETREALNNCNWSLEALVLRKPQNNPDDLDRFVMVARTIPDDIKRFASIIIANGKLLFRKHEKEQEMKQSKVNPEYKMAKQITVPRRIEIDSLQRNTPDKSNQSQVSSEKPKEHATEDCDYVQLQVLPSARKTAIQSKQDSVKKIALPEHCKLCFSALHKAIGVFTNSLSNNQPPEVFISHSKLIIMVGQKLVDSLCQETQERDARNDILHSSSRFCSLLKNLAVATKNAAIQYPNTGAMKELQDQTEELSKYTQQFRAMIE
- the CASS4 gene encoding cas scaffolding protein family member 4 isoform X2; the protein is MKVSNTLAKALYDNKAECSDELAFRKGDILTVLDQNVIGSEGWWKCSLHGRQGLAPANRLQLLAASQAVLPPPSTPSDSAEPPAGQQNIYQVPSVPKPTVLSSAYEKMEGWVKSPAKVPALPAQAIYQVPALAAQLLSERTQSSTNQHLLTLPRACRASVPNIRSEVYDVPSTQRREALLTQSGATPPTARKGSVPLRSTEGFQEEQKQLYKIPSSPEKAGAVLQTDSPVGQLYDVPPKRETDGSKNESQKKFWGHYNTLPNPRKSEWIYDIPVSPEKPGLKQKPSGHSRLNENQVLYDIPPARYKGLTANTEAKVVNPQLYDIPPTQRKLTFPDIHLYDVPSSRDVLLLPQNGSCDVSPALPAPKAENQISEGNVYDIPKGLPTASQSKKQMEKTSDSSGDEACSAPPQLSRDAKLEQDRFSVSSVESRSSTLSTSSNSSAESSSTSSSEQPAKAIRLALDVAIETLTRLQHSVSSSVASLMIFVSSKWRLQEHLEKSIEEIHRAVDHIKVSLGEFLAFAQVIKVNASYLTDNNLQTRIKKQLEILMNSFKILTETREALNNCNWSLEALVLRKPQNNPDDLDRFVMVARTIPDDIKRFASIIIANGKLLFRKHEKEQEMKQSKVNPEYKMAKQITVPRRIEIDSLQRNTPDKSNQSQVSSEKPKEHATEDCDYVQLQVLPSARKTAIQSKQDSVKKIALPEHCKLCFSALHKAIGVFTNSLSNNQPPEVFISHSKLIIMVGQKLVDSLCQETQERDARNDILHSSSRFCSLLKNLAVATKNAAIQYPNTGAMKELQDQTEELSKYTQQFRAMIE